The Oncorhynchus gorbuscha isolate QuinsamMale2020 ecotype Even-year unplaced genomic scaffold, OgorEven_v1.0 Un_scaffold_1356, whole genome shotgun sequence genome contains a region encoding:
- the LOC124022351 gene encoding small cysteine and glycine repeat-containing protein 5-like, producing the protein MGCCVDMGCCVDMGCCVDMGCCVDMGCCVDMGCCVDMGCCVDMGCCVDMGCCVDMGCCVDMGCCVDMGCCVDMGCCVDMGCCVDMGCCVDMGCCVDMGCCVDIGLLCGHRLL; encoded by the coding sequence ATGGGCTGCTGTGTGGACATGGGCTGCTGTGTGGACATGGGCTGCTGTGTGGACATGGGCTGCTGTGTGGACATGGGCTGCTGTGTGGACATGGGCTGCTGTGTGGACATGGGCTGCTGTGTGGACATGGGCTGCTGTGTGGACATGGGCTGCTGTGTGGACATGGGCTGCTGTGTGGACATGGGCTGCTGTGTGGACATGGGCTGCTGTGTGGACATGGGCTGCTGTGTGGACATGGGCTGCTGTGTGGACATGGGCTGCTGTGTGGACATGGGCTGCTGTGTGGACATGGGCTGCTGTGTGGACATAGGGCTGCTGTGTGGACATAGGCTGCTGTAA